The following proteins are co-located in the Synechococcus sp. PROS-U-1 genome:
- a CDS encoding hyperconserved protein Hcp: MELDLQPGDVVKVLESAALGWVRARVIRVKSGGRVVVQSDQGREFTARGNQVRLIEPAGFRP; this comes from the coding sequence ATGGAGTTGGATCTTCAACCTGGTGATGTTGTGAAGGTGTTGGAATCAGCCGCCCTCGGCTGGGTCCGTGCCCGAGTGATACGCGTCAAATCCGGCGGCCGTGTGGTCGTCCAAAGTGATCAAGGTCGTGAATTCACCGCCCGCGGCAATCAGGTTCGGCTCATCGAACCTGCAGGATTCCGTCCCTAA
- the gltX gene encoding glutamate--tRNA ligase — translation MVRVRLAPSPTGTLHIGTARTAVFNWLYAKHEQGTFVLRIEDTDKERSKPEFTQNILEGLQWLGLNWDEEPVIQSERVTQHREAIQILLERGLAYRCYASESELTAMRDAQKAANQAPRYDNRHRNLTPDQEQAFQAEGREAVIRFRIDDAAEIRWRDLVRGAMSWRGSDLGGDMVIARRAPADQIGDPLYNLVVVVDDAAMNITHVIRGEDHIANTAKQLLLYEALGLPLPTFAHAPLILNAEGRKLSKRDGVTSINDFRAMGYTPDAIANYMTLLGWSVPEGMEERFSLSEAAAVFDFDRVNKAGARFDWDKLNWLNAQVLHGWTAEHLLGELTPRWAERGWVPPSDSSWCLDLCALLGPSLTLLNDGVDQAAPFFECPELQEDALEQLAIDGAKAALADLIQRLETEAWDGSDSDRAKGWLGDAAKAAGVKKGVVMKSLRAALLGRLQGPDLITTWSLLSRIGEDLPRLRRCLG, via the coding sequence ATGGTGCGCGTTCGATTGGCCCCCAGTCCAACGGGGACGCTGCATATTGGAACGGCACGTACCGCTGTCTTCAATTGGCTTTACGCCAAGCACGAACAGGGAACATTCGTGTTGCGCATTGAAGACACGGACAAAGAGCGGTCCAAACCGGAGTTCACCCAGAACATCCTCGAGGGCTTGCAATGGCTCGGCCTCAACTGGGATGAAGAGCCCGTCATCCAGAGCGAACGGGTGACACAGCATCGAGAAGCGATTCAGATCCTTCTCGAACGGGGATTGGCCTACCGCTGCTACGCCAGCGAATCGGAACTCACGGCCATGCGCGATGCGCAGAAAGCTGCCAATCAAGCGCCCCGCTACGACAACCGTCACAGGAATCTGACGCCGGATCAGGAACAGGCATTTCAGGCGGAAGGCCGCGAGGCAGTGATCCGCTTTCGCATTGATGATGCTGCCGAGATCCGCTGGCGCGACCTGGTGCGTGGAGCCATGAGTTGGCGTGGCTCTGACCTCGGCGGAGACATGGTTATCGCCCGACGCGCACCGGCGGATCAGATCGGAGACCCTCTCTACAACCTTGTGGTGGTTGTGGATGACGCCGCGATGAACATCACCCACGTGATCCGTGGTGAAGACCACATCGCCAACACGGCCAAGCAACTGCTCCTCTACGAAGCGCTGGGCCTGCCCTTGCCGACCTTTGCCCACGCCCCTCTCATCCTCAACGCCGAAGGACGGAAGCTGTCCAAACGGGATGGGGTGACCTCCATCAATGACTTCCGCGCCATGGGTTACACCCCTGACGCCATTGCTAATTACATGACCCTGTTGGGCTGGTCCGTGCCGGAGGGCATGGAAGAACGGTTCAGCTTGAGCGAGGCCGCTGCCGTCTTTGACTTCGATCGTGTCAACAAAGCCGGGGCACGCTTCGACTGGGACAAGCTCAACTGGCTCAATGCCCAGGTTCTGCATGGCTGGACGGCGGAACATCTCCTGGGAGAACTGACCCCTCGATGGGCTGAGCGTGGTTGGGTTCCACCCAGCGATTCCAGCTGGTGCCTCGACCTCTGTGCCTTACTCGGCCCATCACTCACACTGCTGAACGACGGAGTCGATCAGGCGGCACCATTCTTTGAATGTCCGGAACTTCAGGAGGATGCTCTTGAGCAACTCGCTATAGACGGGGCCAAAGCGGCCCTTGCCGATCTCATTCAGCGGCTCGAGACCGAAGCATGGGATGGAAGCGACAGCGATCGGGCCAAAGGCTGGTTGGGGGATGCCGCCAAAGCCGCCGGTGTGAAAAAGGGAGTTGTGATGAAATCTCTGCGTGCCGCTCTGCTGGGGCGACTTCAGGGACCCGACCTGATCACCACATGGTCACTGCTGTCCCGAATCGGTGAGGACCTGCCGCGGCTGCGCCGCTGCCTCGGCTGA
- the ebsA gene encoding type IV pilus biogenesis protein EbsA, with product MSDAAQLVLFAPYCGGVSREQDLAAALQILRRGELEGRRPVAGMDGYPYQLRWNGVAAPLERLECELRFPGHTEGDVDFSLVTHQLVAWLMDRSHPQRSEPDLPDGFWQWLLMERSDAPEQA from the coding sequence TTGTCAGATGCTGCCCAACTGGTTCTGTTCGCTCCCTATTGCGGTGGTGTCAGTCGTGAGCAGGATCTAGCCGCAGCCCTGCAGATCCTGCGTCGCGGTGAACTGGAGGGGCGGCGTCCCGTTGCCGGAATGGATGGATACCCCTATCAACTCCGCTGGAACGGGGTCGCTGCGCCCCTGGAGAGGCTGGAATGCGAACTCCGTTTTCCTGGTCATACCGAGGGGGACGTTGATTTCTCTCTGGTGACTCATCAACTGGTGGCCTGGCTGATGGATCGCTCTCATCCGCAGCGATCGGAGCCAGACCTCCCTGATGGGTTCTGGCAGTGGTTGTTGATGGAGCGCAGTGATGCTCCTGAGCAGGCCTAG
- a CDS encoding PepSY domain-containing protein, translating to MPLLVRLRELHRSIAPFVLAPLLVTVFSGVSYRLARDWFGASREQVHWLMVVHEGEWLGSTLEPFVVLLNAVGLLWMLITGAGLLIERWRRKVHS from the coding sequence ATGCCGCTGCTTGTGCGCTTGCGCGAACTGCACCGAAGCATTGCACCGTTCGTTCTGGCTCCGTTGCTGGTGACTGTGTTCTCCGGAGTCAGTTATCGGTTGGCCCGAGATTGGTTCGGAGCAAGCCGCGAGCAAGTGCACTGGCTCATGGTGGTGCACGAAGGGGAATGGCTTGGCTCCACACTTGAGCCATTCGTTGTGCTTCTCAACGCCGTCGGCCTGCTGTGGATGCTGATCACGGGGGCAGGACTCCTGATCGAACGATGGCGTCGGAAGGTACACTCATAG
- a CDS encoding phosphotransacetylase family protein, which translates to MGTTLLIGSCEPFSGKSALVLGIAQQLARAGQQIRFGKPLATSLDWDPNQGPLPEPLIDDDVRFVGETLNLPPERLIPSMHLLSPTTAAQRLGLGELDAGEGFDELRQQIQSGEGLTLLECAGSLQEGLLYGLSLPQLATGLDAKVVLVHLWQDSRSVDALLAAKQTLGDRLVGVVLNAVTPEEVESLERQVVPALQGLGLQVFGVMPRSPLLRSVTVGELVRRLNARVICCPERQELLVETLSIGAMNVNSAMEFFRKRRNMAVVTGADRTDIQLAALEASTQCLILTGAGEPLPQLINRAEELDVPLLKVEHDTLATVEVIEQAFGHVRLHEAVKATYAFRLVEEHCHLDQLFEALNLTVQHA; encoded by the coding sequence ATGGGAACGACACTGTTGATCGGATCGTGTGAGCCGTTCAGTGGGAAGTCAGCCCTAGTCCTGGGAATTGCCCAGCAGCTTGCGCGAGCCGGACAGCAGATCCGCTTCGGAAAGCCCTTGGCCACCAGCCTGGATTGGGATCCAAACCAGGGGCCGTTGCCGGAACCCCTCATCGATGATGACGTTCGCTTTGTTGGTGAAACGCTGAATCTGCCGCCTGAGCGTCTGATTCCATCGATGCATCTGCTGTCTCCGACAACAGCTGCCCAGCGCCTTGGCCTGGGCGAGCTGGATGCAGGCGAAGGTTTCGATGAACTGCGGCAGCAAATACAGTCCGGCGAAGGACTCACCCTTTTGGAGTGCGCCGGAAGCCTGCAGGAGGGGCTGCTGTATGGCCTCAGCCTGCCGCAATTGGCGACAGGTCTTGATGCCAAGGTCGTGCTGGTGCACCTTTGGCAAGACAGCCGCAGCGTGGATGCTCTTCTGGCGGCCAAGCAGACCCTTGGAGATCGCCTGGTCGGTGTCGTCCTGAATGCTGTCACCCCCGAGGAGGTCGAGAGCTTGGAGCGTCAGGTGGTGCCTGCTCTGCAGGGCCTGGGCTTGCAGGTGTTCGGGGTCATGCCGCGTTCCCCATTGCTGCGCAGCGTCACCGTCGGTGAGTTGGTAAGACGGCTGAATGCGCGGGTGATTTGCTGCCCAGAACGGCAAGAACTGCTGGTGGAAACCCTGAGTATTGGCGCGATGAATGTGAATTCAGCCATGGAGTTCTTCCGCAAACGACGCAACATGGCTGTCGTCACGGGTGCGGATCGCACTGATATCCAGTTGGCTGCTCTGGAGGCTTCAACCCAGTGCCTGATCCTGACTGGAGCGGGGGAACCTCTCCCTCAATTGATCAACCGCGCGGAAGAGCTGGATGTTCCCCTCCTCAAGGTGGAGCACGACACGCTCGCCACGGTAGAGGTCATTGAGCAGGCCTTCGGTCATGTGCGGCTGCATGAAGCCGTGAAGGCGACCTATGCCTTCCGTCTTGTGGAAGAGCACTGCCACCTCGATCAGCTCTTCGAAGCATTGAACCTCACGGTTCAGCACGCCTGA
- a CDS encoding SDR family oxidoreductase produces MPQADPMAQSPFQGRRIGITGARGALGAALARCFRAAGAEVIGFTHSSAPPLQPDGPNRWVTWRCGEEASLDADLEKIDVLILNHGINPQGNQSPDVINQALEINALSSWRLMQRFEAISRASPQGCPKEMWINTSEAEIQPAVSPVYELTKRMLGQLVSIRGAVLDGSGREALILRKLVLGPFRSSLNPIGVMGADFVAAQVLRQAGWGLRLVIVTPNPLTYVLMPLTELGRRIYSQVLSRPDP; encoded by the coding sequence ATGCCCCAAGCTGACCCCATGGCCCAGTCCCCCTTCCAAGGCCGACGCATCGGCATCACAGGTGCACGCGGAGCACTGGGAGCAGCCCTGGCCCGTTGCTTCCGGGCAGCAGGCGCCGAGGTGATTGGATTCACACACAGTTCTGCCCCTCCACTTCAACCCGATGGGCCCAACCGTTGGGTGACATGGCGCTGCGGTGAAGAAGCCAGCCTGGATGCCGATCTTGAAAAAATCGATGTTCTGATCCTGAACCATGGCATCAATCCCCAGGGCAACCAAAGCCCTGACGTGATCAATCAAGCCCTGGAGATCAATGCCCTAAGCAGCTGGCGGCTGATGCAGCGTTTTGAAGCCATCAGCAGAGCCTCGCCTCAGGGTTGTCCGAAAGAAATGTGGATCAACACCTCGGAAGCGGAAATTCAGCCTGCTGTCAGTCCGGTGTACGAACTCACCAAGCGGATGTTGGGCCAATTGGTGAGCATCCGCGGTGCCGTGCTCGATGGATCAGGACGCGAAGCCCTCATCCTGCGCAAACTTGTACTCGGCCCCTTCCGCTCGTCGCTCAATCCCATTGGGGTGATGGGAGCCGATTTTGTCGCCGCCCAGGTGCTCCGCCAGGCCGGCTGGGGGTTGCGACTCGTGATCGTGACCCCCAACCCACTGACTTATGTCCTGATGCCCCTGACCGAGCTTGGACGGAGGATCTACAGCCAGGTTCTCAGTCGCCCCGATCCGTGA
- the rplS gene encoding 50S ribosomal protein L19, with amino-acid sequence MAADSKDTAVTDENTETAVDTAPEPKAAKVSAPAKKLSPESLIRAFETAQQKDDLPEIYVGDTVRVGVRISEGNKERVQPYEGVVISKRHGGLNQTITVRRIFQGIGVERVFMLHSPQVASVKVERRGKVRRAKLFYLRERVGKATRVKQRFDR; translated from the coding sequence ATGGCAGCCGATTCGAAGGACACAGCGGTGACCGACGAGAACACCGAAACGGCTGTGGACACAGCACCTGAGCCCAAAGCGGCGAAGGTCAGCGCTCCTGCCAAAAAACTGAGCCCCGAATCACTGATACGGGCGTTCGAGACTGCTCAGCAGAAGGATGATCTTCCTGAGATCTACGTGGGCGACACCGTACGCGTTGGCGTTCGTATCAGCGAAGGCAACAAGGAACGAGTGCAGCCCTACGAAGGCGTGGTGATTTCCAAGCGCCATGGAGGCCTCAATCAGACCATCACGGTCCGCAGGATTTTCCAAGGAATTGGCGTCGAACGGGTATTCATGCTGCACAGCCCACAAGTGGCTTCCGTCAAGGTGGAGCGGCGCGGTAAAGTACGCAGGGCGAAGCTTTTCTATCTGCGGGAACGGGTGGGCAAGGCCACCCGCGTGAAGCAGCGCTTCGATCGCTGA
- the wecB gene encoding non-hydrolyzing UDP-N-acetylglucosamine 2-epimerase: MAEQPRVTIVLGTRPEAIKLAPVIRMFQACDALQTRVVLTGQHREMVAQVMDLFHLQADQDLNLMAPRQTLTHVTCAALQGLREDFQAYPPQMVLVQGDTTTAFAAGLAAFYEQIPVGHVEAGLRTDNLLDPFPEEANRRLLSQIATLHFAPTAQAETNLKASGVVGEISVTGNTVIDALLLMAESAPDIQFDGLDWAQQRVILATVHRRENWGERLNDIAAGMLQVLEKYPDTALLLPMHRNPTVREPLQALLGGHPRVVLTEPLDYDRLVAAMKGCCLLLTDSGGLQEEAPALGKPVLVLRRTTERPEAVDAGTARLVGTDPDVIVEETSRLLGDATAYEEMSRAVNPFGDGHASERILERCRRHLGV; the protein is encoded by the coding sequence ATGGCTGAACAGCCCCGCGTCACGATCGTTCTGGGAACGCGTCCGGAGGCGATCAAGCTGGCTCCGGTGATCCGAATGTTCCAGGCTTGTGATGCGCTGCAGACCCGGGTCGTCTTGACCGGTCAGCATCGTGAAATGGTGGCCCAGGTGATGGATCTATTCCATCTCCAAGCGGATCAGGATCTCAACCTGATGGCGCCCCGCCAAACCCTGACGCATGTCACCTGTGCAGCGCTCCAAGGGTTGCGTGAAGACTTTCAGGCCTATCCCCCGCAGATGGTCCTGGTTCAAGGTGACACCACCACGGCGTTCGCCGCTGGTCTGGCCGCGTTCTATGAGCAGATCCCGGTGGGCCATGTGGAGGCCGGTCTGCGGACCGACAATCTTCTGGATCCCTTCCCGGAGGAAGCCAACCGTCGCCTCCTCTCCCAAATTGCGACACTGCACTTTGCACCGACGGCCCAGGCGGAAACCAACCTGAAGGCCTCCGGTGTGGTCGGGGAGATCTCCGTGACCGGAAACACCGTGATCGATGCGTTGTTGCTGATGGCGGAATCAGCGCCCGATATTCAGTTTGATGGCCTCGACTGGGCCCAGCAGAGGGTGATCCTGGCCACCGTGCATCGGCGCGAGAACTGGGGTGAGCGTCTGAACGACATCGCGGCAGGCATGCTTCAAGTGCTTGAGAAGTACCCCGATACGGCACTCCTGTTGCCCATGCATCGCAATCCCACGGTGCGTGAGCCGCTGCAGGCTCTGCTCGGGGGGCATCCCCGTGTGGTGCTGACCGAACCCTTGGATTACGACCGCCTTGTCGCGGCGATGAAAGGCTGCTGTCTTCTGCTCACTGATTCCGGTGGTCTCCAGGAGGAGGCCCCTGCGCTCGGCAAACCTGTCTTGGTGCTGCGACGCACCACGGAGCGACCGGAGGCTGTTGATGCTGGAACGGCTCGGCTGGTGGGGACCGATCCCGATGTGATTGTGGAAGAGACCTCGCGGCTGCTTGGGGATGCCACGGCCTATGAAGAGATGTCCCGCGCCGTTAATCCCTTCGGCGATGGTCATGCCAGCGAACGCATCCTTGAGCGCTGTCGCCGGCACCTCGGCGTCTGA
- a CDS encoding sodium:proton antiporter, with protein MTPERLGLLWGVTVFSGAAARLVAAKSEFPGVVLLLLSGLLIGRSGLGWVEPLDLGPGLGTVVGLLVSLVLFDGGLNLRLPGDTIKATVQRIAALRLLISLGGGLLAAHWLAGLSWSLAAVFSAIVLATGPTVVTPLVRQIRLAPPLGEVLEAEGLVLEPIGAVLALLLLELALGNLHGWREVMLGLLYRLGGGVLIGASVGWLLSEVLRRLNPDQLKGLPLQLSLGLLFLMYGVSEWLLPESALPASVAAGIVVGRRPGPHTAELDGLIQELAQLAITMLFPLLAADVSWAELSPLGWGGILCVMSLMLVVRPIGVGVATMGLPFNVEQRLFLGWLAPRGIVTASVASLFAIRLEQAGILGAGRLQGLVFLTILMTVGLQGLTAQPLAQALGLVKTDDDEPASAEAAAQPRQVLTDSGQQ; from the coding sequence ATGACGCCTGAGCGTCTGGGCCTCCTCTGGGGCGTCACGGTCTTTTCGGGCGCTGCGGCAAGGCTTGTGGCGGCGAAGTCGGAATTTCCTGGAGTTGTGTTGCTGCTCCTGTCGGGGCTGCTGATTGGCCGCTCTGGTCTGGGTTGGGTGGAACCCCTCGACCTTGGCCCCGGGCTTGGGACCGTGGTGGGTCTGCTGGTCAGCCTGGTGCTGTTCGATGGCGGACTCAATCTCCGTCTGCCCGGTGACACGATCAAGGCCACGGTGCAGCGCATTGCCGCCCTGCGTCTGTTGATCTCCCTGGGAGGGGGTCTGTTGGCGGCCCATTGGCTGGCCGGCCTCAGCTGGTCGCTCGCCGCTGTCTTCAGTGCCATCGTGCTGGCCACGGGGCCAACGGTGGTTACCCCCTTGGTGCGACAGATTCGGCTCGCACCGCCTCTGGGTGAAGTTCTGGAGGCTGAAGGACTGGTGCTCGAGCCCATCGGCGCTGTTTTAGCCCTGCTGCTCTTGGAACTTGCCCTTGGCAATTTGCATGGCTGGCGTGAGGTGATGCTCGGACTGTTGTATCGATTGGGTGGTGGTGTGCTGATCGGTGCGAGCGTCGGCTGGCTGTTGTCTGAAGTCCTGCGACGGCTTAATCCCGATCAGTTGAAAGGGCTACCGCTTCAGCTCAGCCTGGGTTTGTTGTTTTTGATGTATGGCGTCAGTGAGTGGCTGCTGCCGGAATCAGCTCTTCCCGCTTCGGTGGCGGCTGGAATTGTCGTCGGTCGCCGCCCAGGACCGCACACCGCTGAATTGGATGGTCTGATTCAGGAATTGGCCCAGTTGGCGATCACGATGCTGTTTCCCCTTCTTGCGGCTGATGTGTCCTGGGCTGAACTCAGTCCGCTCGGTTGGGGCGGCATTCTCTGCGTGATGTCGTTGATGCTTGTGGTGCGTCCGATCGGCGTGGGTGTGGCCACGATGGGGCTGCCCTTCAACGTTGAGCAACGCCTGTTTCTGGGTTGGCTCGCTCCTCGAGGAATCGTCACTGCATCAGTGGCTTCTCTGTTCGCCATTCGTCTGGAGCAGGCCGGCATTCTGGGGGCTGGACGCCTTCAGGGGCTGGTGTTTCTGACCATCCTGATGACCGTTGGTTTGCAGGGCCTGACAGCCCAACCGTTGGCTCAGGCGCTCGGTCTGGTCAAAACCGACGATGACGAACCTGCCTCAGCCGAGGCAGCGGCGCAGCCGCGGCAGGTCCTCACCGATTCGGGACAGCAGTGA
- a CDS encoding DUF1643 domain-containing protein translates to MSAVAGTSASEAQLSSDGCYRWWLRRCWGAGEGCLLFIGLNPSKADGQRDDPTLRRLIGFARQWGYRELLVLNLFARISPSPAALLRVKDPIGGQNDLVLNRCLNHWSLTPRVDLWCGWGVNGARRDRAQVVLEKIQRLLPERRRSVPDSPHPLMLGRTASGQPRHPLYAPRNACLCPFLWADPEPIRHPEKALTDVLPN, encoded by the coding sequence TTGAGCGCTGTCGCCGGCACCTCGGCGTCTGAGGCGCAGCTGAGCAGCGATGGCTGCTATCGCTGGTGGCTGCGGCGCTGCTGGGGCGCGGGGGAGGGTTGCCTGCTTTTCATTGGACTCAATCCCTCAAAGGCGGATGGACAGCGTGATGACCCAACCCTGCGTCGTTTGATCGGTTTCGCAAGGCAATGGGGATATCGGGAGTTACTGGTTCTCAATCTGTTCGCCCGTATTTCGCCGTCTCCAGCGGCGTTGCTGCGGGTGAAGGACCCCATCGGTGGGCAGAATGATCTTGTTCTGAACCGCTGCCTCAACCACTGGTCCCTGACGCCTCGGGTCGATCTTTGGTGCGGTTGGGGTGTAAACGGGGCGCGACGGGATCGGGCTCAAGTTGTCCTTGAAAAGATTCAGCGGTTGCTGCCTGAACGCAGGCGATCCGTTCCCGACTCGCCGCATCCTCTGATGCTGGGACGGACGGCCTCGGGACAGCCTCGTCATCCGCTTTACGCCCCGCGAAACGCCTGTCTTTGCCCTTTTCTCTGGGCAGACCCTGAACCGATCCGTCATCCTGAGAAGGCCTTGACGGATGTCCTTCCGAACTGA
- a CDS encoding DNA recombination-mediator protein A: MKSGGGFSLGQSLDLPALDRVDTLAQELALLQDKSQRRIAILGSRHVPVVAVHLIELVARSLVQEGHSLVTSGSQGVNAAVIRGCLEVDPSKLTVLLPQSLDRQVPEIRDLLDRVLHLVDKPEQDDLPLPMASSLCNQEIINRCDQLICLAFHDSETLLASARTAEDMGKVVSLLYFD; the protein is encoded by the coding sequence ATGAAATCAGGCGGCGGGTTTTCCTTGGGTCAGTCACTGGATCTGCCAGCCCTTGATCGGGTTGACACGCTTGCGCAGGAACTCGCACTGTTACAGGACAAAAGTCAGCGACGAATCGCCATCCTTGGCAGTCGGCATGTGCCTGTTGTGGCGGTTCATCTGATCGAATTGGTTGCACGCTCTCTCGTGCAGGAAGGTCATTCCCTGGTGACATCGGGATCTCAGGGCGTGAATGCTGCCGTGATTCGAGGGTGTCTTGAAGTGGATCCTTCGAAGCTCACCGTGTTGTTGCCCCAGAGCCTCGATCGACAGGTTCCTGAAATCCGAGATCTTCTGGATCGGGTGCTGCACCTTGTGGACAAGCCCGAGCAGGATGATCTCCCCTTGCCAATGGCCAGCAGTTTGTGCAACCAAGAGATCATTAACCGGTGTGATCAGTTGATCTGCCTCGCGTTTCATGACAGCGAGACATTGTTGGCAAGTGCCCGAACAGCTGAAGATATGGGAAAAGTAGTGAGCCTTTTGTATTTTGACTAA
- the map gene encoding type I methionyl aminopeptidase yields the protein MNLFADLLASTQAAPGQVTATGPRIQKRRGVEIKSAREVKIMRQASHIVATVLREVMGMVEPGQTTGDIDAFAEKRIREMGATPSFKGYHGFPASICASINNEVVHGIPSPKRMIRRGDLLKVDTGAYFEGYHGDSCITICVGDAPPEAQTLSRVAKEALMAGLSQVKAGNTLLDIAGAVEDHVKANGFSVVEDYTGHGVGRNLHEEPSVFNFRTDELPNVTLRPGMTLAIEPILNAGSKACRTLRDQWTVVTRDGSLSAQWEHTVLVTSDGCEILTDRGD from the coding sequence ATGAATCTCTTTGCTGATCTTCTGGCATCCACCCAGGCGGCGCCGGGGCAGGTCACAGCAACGGGGCCGCGGATTCAGAAGCGTCGGGGCGTTGAGATCAAGTCGGCGCGCGAAGTGAAGATCATGCGCCAGGCCAGTCACATTGTCGCCACCGTGCTGCGGGAAGTGATGGGGATGGTGGAGCCCGGTCAAACCACTGGGGATATTGACGCCTTTGCTGAAAAACGCATCCGGGAGATGGGCGCGACCCCGAGTTTCAAGGGCTACCACGGTTTTCCTGCAAGCATCTGCGCCAGCATTAACAACGAAGTGGTGCATGGCATCCCCAGCCCAAAGCGAATGATTCGGCGGGGTGATCTGCTGAAGGTTGACACCGGCGCCTACTTCGAGGGATATCACGGCGATAGCTGCATCACGATCTGCGTGGGGGATGCCCCCCCGGAAGCTCAGACCTTGAGCCGCGTTGCTAAAGAGGCCTTGATGGCTGGTCTCAGCCAAGTAAAAGCGGGCAATACCCTGCTCGATATCGCTGGAGCCGTCGAGGACCACGTCAAGGCGAACGGTTTCAGCGTTGTGGAGGATTACACAGGCCATGGTGTGGGTCGGAACCTGCACGAAGAACCCTCTGTGTTCAACTTCCGCACCGATGAGCTCCCCAACGTCACCTTGCGCCCTGGCATGACGTTGGCCATTGAGCCCATCCTCAATGCCGGTAGCAAGGCATGCCGCACGCTGCGGGATCAGTGGACTGTTGTGACCCGCGATGGGTCTCTTTCCGCGCAGTGGGAACACACCGTCCTCGTCACCAGTGACGGTTGCGAGATCCTCACGGATCGGGGCGACTGA
- a CDS encoding serine hydrolase, whose protein sequence is MPFRLLGWGCLATLATLSTGLLSKPGLAQVQFSPVQQRIEELRQEHNIPGASIAVIENSRIAWARGFGVADLASGRPVTADTLFQAQSITKTLTALATVKLLASKQIAVDEPVNRYLTGWTIPENRYTAKVAVSFRMLLNHTGALSNPYPDGCCGPKETLPTLQQVLRGMPPANNQPLTVVRIPGSSFDYCNGCYSVLQPALESISQQSFPALMQELVLTPAGMDRSTFNNRFFLNDTSTIAIPYDVDDQPHHRAPMRHPILSTGLMWSTASDLARFNIAFTQALIAKHKLISKDLAEQLSIPSSSPSRSLGFFIGNRDADTATQGRYLFHSGSGNGYLSLSIISLDGANGAVFLINKAPNPWLATDIPQYHFIKSSLKTINTARKWSK, encoded by the coding sequence ATGCCCTTCAGACTCTTGGGCTGGGGCTGCCTGGCAACATTGGCAACCCTCTCAACAGGGCTCCTGTCCAAACCAGGTCTGGCGCAGGTCCAGTTCAGCCCAGTGCAACAGCGGATTGAAGAGTTGCGTCAGGAGCACAACATTCCTGGTGCTTCCATCGCCGTAATCGAAAACAGCCGGATTGCTTGGGCGCGGGGCTTTGGCGTGGCAGACCTGGCCAGCGGGCGGCCGGTGACTGCAGACACCTTGTTTCAGGCTCAATCGATCACCAAAACGCTCACCGCCTTAGCCACGGTGAAACTTTTGGCATCCAAACAGATTGCAGTTGATGAGCCTGTCAACCGCTATTTAACAGGTTGGACGATCCCTGAAAATCGTTACACAGCAAAGGTAGCGGTGAGTTTTCGCATGCTGCTGAACCACACCGGAGCCCTAAGCAATCCCTATCCCGACGGTTGCTGCGGGCCCAAGGAAACACTGCCGACATTGCAGCAGGTGTTGCGTGGAATGCCCCCTGCCAACAACCAACCACTCACCGTTGTGCGGATCCCCGGCAGCAGCTTCGACTACTGCAACGGCTGCTACTCGGTGCTGCAGCCGGCCTTGGAATCGATCAGCCAACAATCCTTCCCCGCTCTCATGCAGGAGTTGGTGCTGACACCAGCTGGCATGGACCGGAGCACTTTCAACAACCGCTTTTTTCTGAACGACACCAGCACAATTGCCATCCCCTACGACGTGGATGATCAGCCCCATCACCGTGCACCAATGCGGCATCCCATCCTTTCCACCGGCTTGATGTGGAGCACAGCAAGCGACCTGGCACGCTTCAACATTGCCTTCACCCAGGCGCTCATCGCTAAGCACAAGCTCATCAGCAAGGACCTGGCCGAACAACTCAGCATTCCCAGTTCCAGCCCAAGCCGCAGCCTTGGATTTTTTATCGGCAACCGAGACGCTGACACGGCGACTCAAGGAAGATACTTATTCCACTCAGGCTCTGGCAATGGATACTTAAGCCTTTCGATCATCAGCTTGGATGGGGCCAATGGAGCTGTCTTCCTTATCAACAAAGCACCGAACCCATGGCTGGCGACAGACATCCCTCAGTACCACTTCATCAAAAGCAGCCTTAAAACCATCAATACCGCAAGGAAATGGTCAAAATGA